In Sulfurovum xiamenensis, a genomic segment contains:
- the asnB gene encoding asparagine synthase (glutamine-hydrolyzing), whose amino-acid sequence MCGIVGFVSKNRDEESIHRMLHIQNYRGPDDHGVYVQKIENDIVHLGHNRLSIQDLSSHGHQPFVSDCENYIIVFNGEVYNFKSIRIELEKLGYKFVSESDTEVILYAYKAWGMKAVEKFLGMFAFSILDKNKQTMFLVRDRAGVKPLYYYDNGGEFLFASELKSFHEHPSFQKEQNNEVLPYYFQFGYIPAPYSIFKNTYKLRPGHYLEYDLISNTYNVIAYWSADACYAKEKFDKSEKEILADLEELLTDAVDLRMVSDVPVGVFLSGGYDSSLVTALLSKDKSRKLHTFTIGFDDKKYNEAEHAKAIAKHFGTEHTEYYVSKKDMLDKVQSLPFYYDEPFGDSSAIPTMMVSELAKKDVTVALSADGGDEAFCGYSKYFFLNKFAPVFSNSFQKTMLKSMLNVFDGKQIEQINSFLPKKIQQTNIRDKYNKFKRAMNADSLEMMFRNASSYVDSQVVKSFLKLEANSSLYENFSMKKDLSFLDNMMLTDYKTFMVDDVLTKVDRATMSVSLEGREPLLDHRIIEFMAKVPVELKYKNNQGKYLARKILYKHIPQALIDKPKAGFQIPLAEWLQTDLKPLVEKYLDPFKLDKEIFNVEEVEILKKDLFNGNLSNVNAIWFILMYEMWKEKWFT is encoded by the coding sequence ATGTGTGGTATTGTAGGTTTTGTATCAAAAAATAGAGACGAAGAAAGTATTCATAGGATGCTTCATATTCAGAACTATCGTGGTCCAGATGACCATGGGGTATATGTACAAAAGATAGAAAATGATATTGTGCATTTAGGGCATAACCGTCTTTCCATTCAAGATCTCTCCTCACATGGTCATCAGCCATTTGTCTCTGACTGTGAAAATTATATCATCGTTTTTAATGGTGAAGTCTATAACTTTAAAAGCATTCGTATAGAACTTGAAAAATTGGGTTATAAGTTCGTCTCTGAGTCCGATACAGAAGTGATACTCTATGCATATAAAGCATGGGGTATGAAAGCGGTAGAAAAGTTTTTAGGAATGTTTGCATTTTCTATCTTGGATAAAAATAAACAGACAATGTTTTTGGTACGTGATAGAGCAGGTGTTAAACCACTTTATTATTATGACAATGGGGGTGAATTTCTTTTTGCTTCTGAACTCAAGTCATTTCATGAACACCCGTCATTTCAAAAAGAGCAAAACAACGAAGTGTTACCTTACTATTTTCAGTTCGGATACATTCCTGCACCTTATAGCATCTTCAAAAATACGTATAAATTACGTCCGGGGCATTATTTGGAGTATGACCTAATAAGTAATACCTATAATGTTATAGCGTATTGGAGTGCTGATGCATGTTATGCTAAAGAGAAATTTGATAAAAGTGAAAAAGAAATACTTGCTGATCTTGAAGAATTACTTACTGATGCAGTAGATCTTAGGATGGTATCGGATGTACCTGTGGGTGTGTTTTTGAGTGGAGGGTATGATTCATCATTAGTGACTGCTTTGCTTTCAAAAGATAAAAGTAGAAAACTACATACCTTTACTATAGGATTTGATGATAAAAAGTATAATGAAGCAGAGCATGCCAAAGCCATTGCTAAACATTTTGGTACTGAACATACAGAGTATTATGTTTCTAAAAAAGATATGTTGGATAAAGTACAGAGTCTGCCGTTTTATTATGATGAACCTTTTGGGGATAGTTCTGCCATTCCAACCATGATGGTCTCTGAGCTTGCAAAAAAAGATGTCACGGTAGCTCTCTCTGCAGATGGGGGAGATGAGGCATTTTGTGGGTACAGCAAATACTTTTTTCTGAACAAATTTGCACCGGTCTTTTCAAATAGTTTTCAAAAGACAATGCTTAAAAGTATGTTGAATGTTTTTGACGGAAAGCAGATAGAACAGATCAACAGCTTCTTGCCCAAAAAGATACAACAAACAAATATACGTGATAAATACAATAAATTTAAGCGAGCCATGAATGCTGATTCATTAGAGATGATGTTCCGTAATGCTTCATCATATGTAGATAGCCAAGTAGTTAAGAGTTTTCTAAAATTAGAAGCAAATAGCTCTTTGTATGAGAACTTTTCTATGAAAAAAGACTTGTCATTTCTAGATAACATGATGCTGACAGACTATAAAACCTTTATGGTGGATGATGTTTTGACCAAAGTAGATAGAGCTACTATGAGCGTAAGTCTGGAAGGCCGTGAACCTCTCCTGGATCATCGGATTATAGAATTTATGGCAAAAGTTCCCGTTGAATTAAAATATAAAAACAATCAGGGAAAATACCTTGCGAGAAAGATACTTTATAAACATATACCACAAGCTCTGATAGATAAACCTAAAGCTGGTTTCCAGATACCTTTGGCTGAATGGTTACAGACAGATCTTAAACCTTTGGTTGAGAAATATTTAGATCCATTTAAATTGGATAAAGAGATTTTTAATGTAGAAGAAGTAGAGATACTCAAAAAGGATCTCTTCAATGGAAATCTAAGCAATGTCAATGCCATCTGGTTCATACTCATGTATGAGATGTGGAAGGAAAAGTGGTTTACGTAA
- a CDS encoding glycosyltransferase family 4 protein, whose protein sequence is MINNKLLFFSYDFPPVEGGISRLCDEIVKQFIHKGWDVEAISEEREIEKGYRDDLYPIQRVPSKRFFKEFESYKILKRYPKDTLIITGVWHPEALISILAGHKNVVVLAHGNDIMQGKKTFKNFILSLLRKYVLSKAKLVICNSHYTQNTILEQFPCVNSTVCTLGVDEERFSPAEDKKSVREALNLPIDKKIILTTSRIDKYKAHDTVLKALALLDEKTLDALCYCIVGRGNYLEELKKLASQLNVDQYIHWYGFIEEDDLPKVYQASDLFVLCTREEKDQKRVEGFGLVFLEAQSSGVPAIGSNQGGIPDAIKHQNGGWLVERDDHHQLAHYFKQLAVEPQAFKEEGMKARQRVLNEATWGHFSEKVFKAIEENV, encoded by the coding sequence ATGATAAATAATAAACTTTTATTTTTCAGTTACGATTTTCCGCCAGTTGAAGGTGGTATATCAAGGCTTTGTGATGAGATCGTCAAACAGTTTATACATAAAGGTTGGGATGTAGAGGCTATAAGTGAAGAAAGAGAGATAGAAAAAGGCTATAGAGATGATCTTTATCCTATACAGAGAGTCCCTTCCAAAAGATTTTTTAAAGAGTTTGAATCTTATAAGATTTTAAAGAGGTATCCTAAAGATACGTTGATCATCACAGGGGTTTGGCACCCTGAAGCACTCATTTCTATCCTTGCAGGACATAAAAATGTGGTAGTATTGGCTCATGGCAATGATATCATGCAGGGTAAAAAAACATTTAAAAACTTTATTTTATCTTTGTTGAGAAAATATGTACTCTCAAAAGCAAAGCTGGTTATATGCAACAGCCACTATACACAAAATACTATTCTAGAACAATTTCCATGTGTTAATTCAACAGTCTGTACACTTGGTGTTGATGAAGAAAGATTTTCCCCGGCAGAAGATAAAAAGAGTGTGCGAGAAGCGTTGAACTTACCGATAGATAAAAAGATCATCCTAACAACTTCGAGAATCGATAAATATAAAGCGCATGATACAGTACTAAAGGCATTGGCCCTTTTAGATGAGAAAACTTTGGATGCACTTTGCTATTGTATCGTAGGTCGCGGTAATTATCTTGAAGAGTTAAAAAAGTTGGCTAGTCAACTAAATGTTGATCAGTACATCCATTGGTATGGATTTATCGAAGAGGATGATCTGCCTAAAGTATATCAGGCGAGTGATCTGTTTGTTTTGTGTACCAGAGAGGAAAAAGATCAAAAAAGAGTTGAAGGATTTGGACTGGTATTTTTGGAAGCACAGTCTTCGGGAGTACCTGCGATTGGTTCAAACCAGGGTGGTATACCTGATGCGATAAAGCATCAAAATGGTGGTTGGTTGGTAGAAAGAGACGATCATCACCAATTGGCTCACTACTTCAAACAACTTGCAGTTGAACCTCAGGCTTTCAAAGAAGAAGGTATGAAAGCCAGACAAAGGGTTCTCAATGAAGCAACTTGGGGACACTTTAGTGAAAAAGTATTTAAAGCTATAGAGGAAAATGTATGA
- a CDS encoding glycosyltransferase family 4 protein has protein sequence MHDPNKKTIAIVINTSWNIFNFRMGLLKALKEEGYNIVAIAPYDFHTEKLIEYGFEYHDINMNNKGTNPIEEFRLFREFYSVYKEVNPDLLLQYTIKPNVYGSLAASLLDIPVISNISGLGTVFLNKKPSSIIARLLYKLALHRKAPKKVFFQNQNDRALFIKSKLVKKKKTDILPGSGIDIEKFKPLEREVRRAKSLHFLFIARLIRDKGLGEYVEAARMLKSKYPEAVFNILGTYYPGNPTAVTHDEIEMWEAEGIIHHLGATDEVSAVIAEHDCVVLPSYREGLSRVLLEGASMAKPIVTTNVPGCKNVVDDDITGYLCNVKDADSLAQQMEKVLLLSEDERSEMGQRGREKVIAEFDERIIIEKYQKAIRTIFS, from the coding sequence ATGCATGATCCAAATAAGAAAACGATTGCCATTGTTATCAACACTTCTTGGAATATTTTTAACTTTCGGATGGGTTTGCTTAAAGCCTTGAAAGAAGAGGGGTATAATATCGTTGCCATCGCTCCCTATGATTTTCATACTGAAAAACTCATAGAGTATGGGTTTGAATATCATGATATCAACATGAATAACAAAGGTACGAACCCTATAGAAGAGTTTAGACTCTTTAGAGAGTTTTATAGTGTCTATAAAGAGGTCAATCCTGATCTGCTTTTGCAGTATACGATCAAACCAAATGTCTATGGCTCGTTGGCAGCAAGTTTACTGGATATCCCTGTCATCAGTAATATATCGGGGCTTGGGACGGTTTTTTTAAATAAAAAACCTTCTTCGATCATTGCACGGCTTCTTTACAAACTGGCTTTACACAGAAAAGCACCCAAAAAAGTCTTTTTTCAAAATCAAAACGACAGAGCACTTTTTATAAAATCCAAACTGGTGAAAAAAAAGAAAACAGATATTCTTCCCGGTTCAGGGATCGATATTGAAAAATTCAAACCTCTTGAAAGAGAAGTAAGAAGAGCAAAGAGTTTACATTTTTTGTTTATAGCACGACTTATACGAGATAAGGGATTGGGAGAGTATGTAGAAGCTGCAAGGATGCTTAAGAGCAAATACCCTGAAGCTGTATTTAATATATTGGGAACGTATTATCCAGGGAATCCTACGGCTGTTACGCATGATGAGATAGAGATGTGGGAAGCCGAAGGGATCATACATCATTTGGGGGCTACAGATGAGGTAAGTGCAGTTATAGCAGAACATGACTGCGTGGTGTTGCCTTCATACAGAGAGGGGCTTTCACGAGTACTTCTTGAAGGAGCAAGTATGGCCAAACCTATAGTGACGACGAATGTTCCTGGTTGTAAAAATGTAGTGGATGATGATATCACTGGTTACTTGTGTAACGTCAAAGATGCTGACTCTTTAGCGCAGCAGATGGAAAAGGTGTTATTGCTCTCTGAGGATGAGCGCAGTGAAATGGGTCAAAGAGGAAGAGAAAAAGTGATCGCTGAGTTTGATGAGAGGATCATCATCGAAAAGTATCAAAAAGCAATCAGAACAATATTTTCATGA
- a CDS encoding EpsG family protein translates to MHYLLIPYALFMLLTLTFLSDRRNNVGRSGTVFVLLLSLILLGVVITVQPFAGDSYRYAMGFLKFREFSLDEVFKYQTGEYLFRFLNWIVGQFTDSPHILFLVIYLIAILTFYKALKNIFPTFERYVVFSFYVLYPYFLFYIVNGKRQGLGLVFMVLAISYLMEDKNRKALLSLLVSGLIHSGMFLVLPMAALFVLFKEKGLLKISFVILAGSVLLSISGINDTISGPLGDLLASETRYSAYLDERFEAISYQTGFRLDFALFSFFPIFLYALLRKRIRNEHKTIVRRWLAIYMLLNSIYHIFSFVPFNDRFAIFSWFILPIVSYIIVSAVNKRYAALFIFVLLGLNVFFLQTYTGRIFQSLEIF, encoded by the coding sequence GTGCATTATCTTCTGATTCCCTATGCGTTATTTATGCTGCTTACTCTTACCTTTTTATCTGATAGAAGGAACAATGTAGGTCGTTCGGGGACAGTATTTGTCCTGCTTCTTTCGCTTATACTGCTCGGAGTTGTGATAACAGTTCAGCCTTTTGCGGGTGACTCTTATCGTTATGCTATGGGTTTTTTGAAATTTAGGGAGTTTTCACTGGATGAGGTGTTTAAGTATCAGACAGGAGAATATCTTTTCCGATTCTTGAACTGGATCGTAGGGCAGTTTACCGATAGTCCGCATATCTTATTTTTAGTGATTTATTTAATAGCTATTCTGACTTTTTATAAAGCATTGAAAAATATTTTTCCCACATTTGAAAGATATGTAGTGTTTTCTTTTTATGTGCTTTACCCTTACTTTCTTTTTTACATTGTCAATGGGAAACGGCAAGGCTTAGGATTGGTTTTTATGGTACTTGCTATAAGCTATCTGATGGAGGATAAAAATAGAAAAGCATTGCTCTCCCTTTTGGTGTCGGGTTTGATACACAGCGGTATGTTTTTGGTACTGCCCATGGCAGCCTTATTTGTACTGTTTAAAGAGAAAGGACTTTTGAAGATCTCATTTGTTATTTTGGCGGGGAGTGTTCTTTTGTCTATCTCTGGCATCAATGACACGATATCCGGTCCACTCGGAGACCTATTGGCTTCTGAAACAAGGTATAGCGCATACCTGGACGAGAGATTTGAAGCGATCAGTTATCAGACAGGATTTCGACTAGATTTTGCACTTTTTTCGTTTTTTCCAATTTTTTTATATGCTCTTTTAAGAAAAAGAATTCGTAATGAACATAAGACAATAGTACGGAGATGGCTAGCTATTTATATGTTGCTCAATAGTATTTATCATATTTTTTCTTTTGTGCCTTTTAATGACAGATTTGCTATTTTTTCTTGGTTTATTTTACCTATCGTAAGTTATATCATTGTAAGTGCTGTTAATAAAAGGTATGCAGCATTATTTATCTTTGTACTATTAGGGCTCAATGTATTTTTCTTACAAACTTATACAGGAAGAATATTTCAATCTTTGGAGATTTTTTAG
- a CDS encoding glycosyltransferase family 2 protein, with protein MNELGVSVVIPTLNRDEFLYDSINDMLKQDFDKYEILVVDQSDNINEKVEELVKSNPDKIRYFRNLGFKGLPQARNFGWQNAKYEIILYIDDDIRSNELLIKQHASCYVDLEVGLVGGGIDEQHRVLDAKEPSGIFNPWTCTPHRGFASKNNQIVSHVPGGNFSVRKEIMEKVNGVDEVLNVGAALYEETDLSLRIKKLGYKILFKADARLLHLAADTGGCRVISDIPRYMRGLAHNRSLVISRHLKWYHKITAFFRLMLLGVSYSRVDRSLNPLFATFNGIKAGRKAGLNPVVCCNYRVQE; from the coding sequence ATGAATGAACTTGGAGTAAGTGTTGTAATACCGACATTGAACAGGGATGAGTTTTTGTATGATTCGATCAATGATATGTTAAAGCAAGATTTTGATAAGTATGAGATCCTTGTGGTTGATCAATCTGATAATATCAATGAAAAAGTCGAAGAGCTGGTAAAAAGCAATCCCGATAAAATAAGATACTTTAGAAACCTAGGATTTAAAGGCCTGCCTCAGGCTAGAAACTTTGGCTGGCAGAATGCCAAATATGAAATCATTCTATATATTGATGATGATATAAGAAGTAATGAACTTCTCATCAAACAGCATGCAAGTTGTTATGTAGATCTTGAGGTTGGTCTTGTAGGTGGTGGGATCGATGAACAACATAGAGTTTTGGATGCGAAAGAACCATCAGGGATCTTTAATCCATGGACTTGTACACCACATAGAGGGTTTGCAAGTAAAAATAATCAAATAGTCTCTCATGTTCCCGGCGGAAACTTTAGTGTGAGAAAAGAAATTATGGAAAAAGTGAATGGAGTCGATGAGGTACTCAATGTTGGTGCAGCTTTATATGAAGAGACAGACCTGTCGTTGAGGATAAAAAAGTTAGGCTATAAAATACTTTTTAAAGCAGATGCAAGATTGTTGCATTTAGCAGCAGATACAGGTGGATGTAGAGTGATAAGTGATATCCCCAGATATATGCGAGGACTTGCACATAACAGAAGTTTGGTGATTTCAAGACATTTAAAATGGTATCATAAAATCACTGCATTTTTTAGGTTGATGTTGCTTGGAGTCTCCTACTCCAGAGTTGATAGATCATTAAATCCTTTATTCGCAACTTTTAATGGGATAAAAGCAGGACGAAAAGCTGGGTTAAACCCTGTAGTATGCTGCAACTATAGAGTGCAGGAGTAG
- a CDS encoding glycosyltransferase family 2 protein, whose product MAKTANVSVVIPCYNAEKTILRALDSIVDQTLLPKEVIIVDDKSIDNSCDIIKNYIKEQEKRVSIKLIELDKNAGPAKARNVGWDNAKEDYIAFLDADDSWHPQKIALQYSYMEDHPDIAMSGHLYKIVHNRPTLCKKRVEKVERISKRKLLVRNRFSTPTVMLKRIIPFRFRENKKYSEDYRLWLEILFAEYKASFLYSNLCFLYKNTYGVSGLSSSMMNMWYGELDNYKFLYTNNDINLLEYIFVLLLSFFKFLKRQIFIVFRNFGRKS is encoded by the coding sequence GTGGCTAAAACAGCAAATGTAAGTGTCGTAATACCTTGTTACAATGCAGAAAAAACAATTTTAAGAGCGCTGGACTCTATAGTAGATCAAACCTTGCTTCCCAAAGAGGTTATAATAGTTGATGATAAAAGTATAGATAATTCCTGTGATATCATAAAAAACTATATAAAAGAACAAGAAAAAAGAGTTTCAATCAAGCTGATCGAGCTTGACAAAAATGCAGGCCCCGCGAAAGCTAGGAATGTAGGATGGGATAATGCAAAAGAAGACTATATCGCATTTTTGGATGCAGATGACTCATGGCATCCCCAAAAAATTGCATTGCAGTATAGTTATATGGAAGACCATCCTGATATAGCAATGAGTGGCCATTTATATAAGATTGTACATAATCGACCTACACTATGCAAAAAAAGAGTTGAAAAAGTTGAAAGAATTTCCAAAAGAAAGCTATTGGTGCGGAATAGGTTTAGTACTCCTACTGTAATGTTAAAGAGAATTATACCATTTCGATTTCGAGAGAATAAGAAATATTCAGAAGACTATCGATTATGGCTTGAAATTCTGTTTGCAGAGTATAAAGCAAGTTTTCTATATTCTAATTTATGTTTTTTGTATAAAAACACATATGGTGTATCTGGGTTATCTTCAAGTATGATGAATATGTGGTATGGTGAATTAGACAATTATAAATTTTTATATACTAATAATGATATAAATCTACTTGAGTATATTTTCGTATTACTGTTAAGTTTTTTCAAGTTTTTAAAAAGACAAATATTCATTGTTTTCAGAAATTTTGGAAGGAAATCGTAA